A section of the Pristiophorus japonicus isolate sPriJap1 chromosome 4, sPriJap1.hap1, whole genome shotgun sequence genome encodes:
- the LOC139262419 gene encoding protocadherin-10-like yields the protein MAFLLNSRISQWLVLSLVLIYLSDSVRGDVRYSIPEELDLGGFVGNIATDLGLNVKQLRVRRFRMVTENKKEYLAVNLKTGILFIKEKIDREQLCEQGLTCVLILEAVMESPFKIYRIEVEILDINDNAPAFQRSEVDLEILELTPVGTTFPLQSARDPDAGTNSVRSYQLSPNEHFTLKSYSDSETTGIPELLLERPLDREQQPTHRLTLTAFDGGNPEKFGTAQIMITVLDVNDNAPVCEQNIYQITTAENVPKDTLIVKVTAVDIDEGQNGEVIYSFSDHTPEKVREVFSLDSTNGEIRVTGRVDFEEADNYQMSVQAKDRGPYAVAVYCKVLLMVTDVNDNYPQIITSYTSSTIPEDASPNTAVAALRVTDRDSGNTDVDCSIPRDIPFKLNSSSNKYYTLVIHGDIDREKVSDYNITVTCTDTGSPPLSTNKNIRVQVSDINDNAPGFTQPSFTMYVTENNVIGASIGSVSAFDLDSNQNAKLTYSILQSLVHGLPASTLVSINSENGVLFAHHSFDYEQLETFQVHVQVKDAGSPPLSSNAIVNLIIVDQNDNAPVIVSPLPNKGSAAEDTIPRSADSGYFLTKVIATDADSGENAELSYQLREPTDESLFTVAGETGEIWTIRRFKHKDSLRQSIVILVRDNGTPSLSSTLTFTVSVQDDTTENANNIGMLRTSGPWKYDLKFYLMVAFGSSSFVLLVVIIILVIKVQGDRNEMNNYCCCWNSSYLARKDSLHDIQKASVHLQMPPNYTDAYDSETLPQQYRYEVCPDPAMNDFMFLKLHDSVAPMINIKNGSCITAEHGKSSQSTRKDTPGFHEVRGMLTLKS from the coding sequence ATGGCCTTCTTGCTAAACAGCCGAATCTCTCAATGGCTCGTTCTTTCTCTGGTACTCATATATCTTTCCGATTCAGTACGTGGGGACGTTCGCTACTCAATTCCTGAAGAATTAGATCTCGGTGGCTTTGTTGGAAATATAGCTACAGACCTGGGTTTAAATGTTAAACAGTTACGCGTGCGCAGGTTTCGAATGGTAACTGAAAACAAAAAAGAATATCTAGCCGTGAATTTAAAAACGGGAATTTTGTTCATAAAAGAAAAAATAGACAGGGAACAGCTTTGTGAACAAGGCCTCACTTGCGTATTAATCTTAGAGGCTGTGATGGAGAGTCCTTTTAAGATATATCGTATTGAAGTTGAAATTCTAGATATCAATGACAACGCTCCCGCATTCCAGAGAAGCGAGGTTGACCTAGAAATATTAGAATTGACACCAGTCGGAACCACCTTCCCACTCCAGAGTGCTCGGGACCCGGACGCTGGGACCAACAGTGTTCGCTCCTACCAACTGAGCCCAAACGAGCATTTCACTTTAAAATCTTATTCGGACAGCGAAACAACTGGCATCCCAGAACTGTTGCTGGAACGGCCTCTGGACCGAGAGCAACAACCGACTCATCGATTAACACTGACGGCGTTTGATGGTGGAAACCCGGAGAAATTCGGTACTGCCCAGATTATGATCACTGTGCTTGATGTGAACGACAATGCTCCGGTTTGCGAACAAAACATTTATCAAATCACCACTGCCGAAAATGTACCAAAAGACACGTTGATTGTGAAAGTAACTGCGGTGGATATCGACGAAGGCCAAAACGGTGAGGTAATCTATTCGTTTAGCGACCACACCCCTGAGAAAGTGCGTGAGGTATTTAGTTTGGATTCAACAAACGGAGAAATCAGAGTAACCGGCCGTGTGGACTTTGAAGAAGCAGATAATTATCAGATGTCGGTACAAGCTAAGGACAGAGGTCCATATGCAGTGGCAGTATACTGTAAGGTTTTGCTAATGGTAACTGATGTTAATGATAATTATCCTCAAATAATAACAAGTTATAcgtcgagcaccattccagaagacGCTTCGCCGAACACTGCAGTAGCTGCTTTAAGAGTTACAGACCGTGATTCTGGAAATACAGATGTTGATTGCAGCATCCCCAGAGATATACCTTTTAAACTTAACAGCTCTTCCAATAAATACTACACATTAGTCATCCATGGTGATATAGATCGTGAAAAGGTGTCAGACTACAACATCACCGTTACATGCACGGATACAGGCTCCCCTCCCCTCTCGACCAACAAAAATATCAGAGTTCAAGTCTCAGATATAAATGACAACGCGCCAGGCTTTACGCAGCCTTCCTTCACCATGTATGTGACGGAAAATAATGTTATTGGTGCTTCAATTGGTTCTGTGTCAGCTTTTGATCTAGATTCCAATCAGAATGCGAAACTGACATATTCTATTTTGCAAAGCCTGGTACACGGTTTGCCTGCATCCACACTCGTCTCAATCAACTCGGAAAATGGTGTGCTGTTTGCTCACCACTCATTCGATTATGAGCAACTTGAAACGTTTCAAGTCCATGTCCAAGTCAAGGATGCTGGATCCCCTCCGCTCAGCAGTAATGCAATTGTGAATCTGATCATCGTAGATCAGAATGATAATGCCCCTGTGATCGTGTCACCTTTGCCAAATAAAGGGTCTGCAGCAGAGGACACAATTCCAAGATCTGCGGACTCGGGTTACTTCCTTACAAAAGTGATAGCCACCGATGCCGATTCTGGAGAGAACGCTGAACTTTCCTACCAACTCCGTGAGCCCACTGATGAAAGTTTGTTTACTGTGGCTGGTGAAACTGGGGAAATCTGGACTATTCGGCGCTTTAAGCATAAAGATTCACTGAGGCAAAGCATCGTAATTTTGGTGAGGGACAATGGAACCCCATCCCTTTCATCTACACTCACCTtcactgtgtcagtgcaggatGATACTACAGAAAACGCAAATAATATCGGTATGTTGCGGACCTCTGGCCCATGGAAATATGATTTAAAATTTTACTTAATGGTTGCATTTGGCTCGTCCTCATTCGTGTTACTTGTGGTGATTATAATCCTCGTTATTAAGGTGCAGGGAGATAGAAATGAAATGAATAATTACTGCTGTTGTTGGAACTCCTCATACCTTGCGAGAAAAGACTCGCTCCATGATATTCAAAAGGCTAgtgtgcatcttcaaatgccacccAATTACACAGATGCGTACGATAGCGAGACTCTCCCACAACAATATCGCTATGAAGTATGTCCAGATCCAGCTATGAATGATTTCATGTTTCTAAAGTTACATGATTCGGTCGCACCCATGATTAATATTAAGAATGGCTCATGTATCACCGCAGAACATGGAAAGTCATCACAATCTACGAGAAAAGACACTCCTGGATTTCACGAGGTGAGAGGCATGTTGACTCTAAAAAGTTAA